In the Streptomyces sp. 3214.6 genome, CTCGCCGCCGCAGGTGGCCTCGGAGCTGACCGAGTCGCGGCCGACGGTGATCGTGGACAGGGGGGTCGGCTTGTCGCAGGCCGACAGGACGAGCAGTCCGGCGGAAACGGCGCCGACGGCGGCGACGGCGCGTCGGCGTCGCACGGCGCCGAATACATCAGCGGCTCCGCCGCGGGGCAGGATGGTCATGGCGGAAGGCTATCGGGCACGTCCAGCCGCCTCCCTACGCGGGGTGCGGCGTGGCTGTGTGTTACGCCACGCGGGGCTTCGCGCCGGCCCCGTGCCGCACCGAGGACAGCAGGCCGCGGACCGTCGCCAGCCAGCCCACGGCGACGACCGCGGCGGCCACCGACAGGCCCAGCGTGCCGTTCAGCGGCATCACGATGCCGACCGCGCCGCCGAACACCCAGCACACCTGGAGGATGGTCTCGGAGCGGGCGAACGCCGAGGTGCGCACCAGCTCCGGCACGTCGCGCTGGATGAGGGCGTCCAGGGACAGCTTGGCGAGGGCCTGCGAGAACCCGGCGACCGCCGCGAGACAGGCCACCAGGAACGCCCCGAAGAAGACGGCGGCGACGAGCACCGCGCCCAGGACGACGGCGACGACCGTCACGATGATCAGCTCCGGGGCCTTGGAGCGCAGCCACGCCCCGACCGCCGTGCCGAGCGCGTTGCCCACGCCCGCCGACACGGCCACCATGCCCAGCGACACCGCCGCGCTCTGTCCGGTCAGCGGGTGCTCGCGCAGCAGGAACGCCAGGAAGAAGGTGAGGAACCCGGACAGCCAGCGCAGGGCCGCGTTGGCGCCCAGGGCGTGGGTGACGGCGATGCCGACCGTCCTGAGGCCCGGCCGCTTCACCGGCTTGAGGTGCGGGCCGTGCAGGTGCTGCTCGTCGGCGGCGAGCAGCGCGACGTCCTCGCCCTTGGCGGAGTCCACCTTGGGGGGCAGCGAGAACGACAGGATCGTGCCGGCCACGAAGATCACGAAGGCGCCGTAGAGGGGGTAGCGCGGCCCGAGGGCCTGCAGTCCTGCGCCGATGGGCGCGGCGATGCCGGTGGCCAGGAGGCCGCCGAGGGTGACGCGTGAGTTCGCCTTGACGAGGGAGAAGCGGGGCGGCAGCAGACGGGGCACGACGGCGCTTCTGACCACCCCGTACGCCTTGGAGGAGACGAGGACGCCGAGCGCGGCCGGGTACAGCTCGATGCTGCCGGTGGCGACCGCGCCGGACAGGACGAGCGCGAGGATCGCCCGGGCGACCATGGACCCGGCCATGGCGGCGCGCCGGCCGTGCGGGAGCCGGTCGAGGAGCGGGCCGATCACGGGGGCGAGGACGGTGAAGGGGGCCATGGTGATGGCGAGGTAGAGGGCGACGCGCCCTCGGGCCTCGTCGGTCGGCACGGAGAAGAAGACGGTGGAGGCGAGCGCGACGGTGATCATGACGTCGCCGGCGCCGTTCACGGCGTGCAGTTCGATCAGTTTGCCGAGGCCGGACTCGCCGGCGCCGTGCGCGTGGGTGGCCTTCCTGATGCCGCGGGCGGTGCCGGTGAACGGGAAGTGCAGGGCACGGCCCACCGCGCGGACGGACCCGCTCATCCGGCCCGAACCGCTCACCCGGCTCCTCCCCTTGTTCCCCTTCGTCGCACCGATCCCGGTGGCGCCCTGGGGTGTCTGCGCGGCTGCCACCCCGTCATAGTGCCCCGAGAACGCGGTATGTAGTGGGGTTACCGCGCGTATGGCCGTGTGATCGGGCATTCTGGGAGCGTTCGGTGGGGGGAAACGTCCCGTCGGTGTAGGCCGAGCGTCCGGGAGCAGGTAGCGTGCGTAGCGCGCCGTGGCGATCGTTCTCGGCCGCGCGCCTCCCGGCCATCCCGCAGAATGGATGACAGCAGGTGCGCCCGAGCGCGATCGGGCGCGGACGTCGACGCGGCCCTTTGGTCCGCTCCGTCCGCACCCGCCGCCTTCAGGCAGGCGCACCGAGAGACGGCGTAGGAGAGAAGCGATACCTGTGAGCGCAGCGACCACGCGAAGCCGCACCCCCGACCGCCTGTGCGCCGAGGCGGTCGATCTCGCCCGTGCCGCAGCCGAGGAGGCAGCCGCCCCCGGCGTGGTCGGCGAGCACGTAGGGATGCTCTCCGAGGGCGACCGTGTGGTCACCCACTTCTTCGAGTGCAAGGAGCTCGGGTACCGGGGCTGGCGCTGGGCGGCGACGGTGGCGCGGGCGTCCCGCGCGAAGATCGTCACCCTGGACGAGGTGGTTCTGCTTCCCGGTCCCGACGCGGTGCTGGCCCCCGAGTGGGTTCCGTGGAGCGAGCGGCTGCGCCCCGGCGACATGGGTCCGGGCGACCTTCTGCCCACGGACGCGGAGGACCTCCGGCTGGAGCCGGGCTTCACGGGCGTGGACGAGCCGCTGCCGAACTCGCCGGTCTCCGAGGAGATGGCCGAGCTGGTGGAGGCGGAGGACGCCGAGGTGACCGCGGCGGCGCCGGCGCAGCTGCCCGCGGCGCCGGTGCGGGGGACGATCGCGGCGGTGGCCGAGGAGCTGGGGATGCGCCGGGCGCGGGTGCTGTCCCGGTACGGCCTGCATGTCG is a window encoding:
- a CDS encoding MFS transporter, which codes for MAAAQTPQGATGIGATKGNKGRSRVSGSGRMSGSVRAVGRALHFPFTGTARGIRKATHAHGAGESGLGKLIELHAVNGAGDVMITVALASTVFFSVPTDEARGRVALYLAITMAPFTVLAPVIGPLLDRLPHGRRAAMAGSMVARAILALVLSGAVATGSIELYPAALGVLVSSKAYGVVRSAVVPRLLPPRFSLVKANSRVTLGGLLATGIAAPIGAGLQALGPRYPLYGAFVIFVAGTILSFSLPPKVDSAKGEDVALLAADEQHLHGPHLKPVKRPGLRTVGIAVTHALGANAALRWLSGFLTFFLAFLLREHPLTGQSAAVSLGMVAVSAGVGNALGTAVGAWLRSKAPELIIVTVVAVVLGAVLVAAVFFGAFLVACLAAVAGFSQALAKLSLDALIQRDVPELVRTSAFARSETILQVCWVFGGAVGIVMPLNGTLGLSVAAAVVAVGWLATVRGLLSSVRHGAGAKPRVA
- a CDS encoding DUF3027 domain-containing protein, translating into MSAATTRSRTPDRLCAEAVDLARAAAEEAAAPGVVGEHVGMLSEGDRVVTHFFECKELGYRGWRWAATVARASRAKIVTLDEVVLLPGPDAVLAPEWVPWSERLRPGDMGPGDLLPTDAEDLRLEPGFTGVDEPLPNSPVSEEMAELVEAEDAEVTAAAPAQLPAAPVRGTIAAVAEELGMRRARVLSRYGLHVAADRWEEGFGPQTPMAQAAPATCVSCGFLTPIGGSLGQAFGVCANEFSPADGRVVSLAYGCGGHSEAAVMPAPPRPPAPVIDETRVDPFPLRPAPDSGSVPAVTDEDAAELGHS